A window of the Fusarium poae strain DAOMC 252244 chromosome 3, whole genome shotgun sequence genome harbors these coding sequences:
- a CDS encoding hypothetical protein (SECRETED:SignalP(1-17)): MKFSAACLALSVGVATASPVFRMPSFAKHATRSKTIRKRQVPQEHSHDFVLTITKEFLDLDNPKEIADPVFGLLGDAAAEEGAGQVTNLACLKQETADQAFTNAKALGDLRGMAASLLFQAIERNTAGVGIASALCTDAAVNPEIAALTQHQDAAGEGAEAVNKAVTLELARQLAAIGADPNLALLSGTFAPGDLNDATGAGNSCDTEEPDLGCIFSEGLLVLDASEDEISSAVADVAQTFTGTGGIFATELVDLASFSVAANTEVADLATIVGGAAATDAAATDDAATATEDAAATATDDAATETAAADDTAAATETAATETATATGGAGKGCRVKPTDTAAGATKTAGTTITTAIRPGATDAGRGRGGNRDDDRDDDRDDDRDDDSDDEGDDDDRRGRGGNNRADRAQEGARARLGDGISLPLLQDI; encoded by the exons ATGAAGTTCTCCGCTGCTTGTCTCGCCCTTTCCGTCGGTGTTGCTACCGCTTCACCTGTCTTCCGCATGCCCAGCTTCGCCAAGCATGCCACCCGCAGCAAGACCATTCGCAAGCGTCAGGTTCCTCAGGAGCACTCCCACGACTTTGTCCtcaccatcaccaaggaGTTTCTCGATCTTGATAACCCCAAGGAGATTGCCGATCCTGTCTTTGGTCTTCTGGGTGATGCTGCCGCCGAGGAGGGTGCTGGTCAAGTCACAAACTTGGCTTGTCTGAAGCAGGAGACAGCTGATCAGGCTTTCACCAACGCCAAGGCTCTTGGTGACCTTCGTGGTATGGCTGCTTCGCTACTCTTCCAGGCTATTGAGCGCAACACCGCCGGTGTTGGTATCGCCAGTGCTCTTTGCACAGATGCTGCTGTCAACCCTGAGATTGCGGCTCTTACTCAACATCAGGATGCTGCTGGTGAGGGTGCTGAGGCTGTTAACAAGGCCGTCACCCTTGAGCTGGCCAGACAGTTGGCTGCTATCGGTGCTGACCCCAACCTGGCTCTTCTCAGTGGCACTTTTGCCCCTGGAGAT CTCAACGATGCTACTGGTGCTGGAAACTCCTGCGATACCGAGGAGCCTGATCTTGGATGTATCTTCTCTGAAGGtctccttgttcttgatgcttCCGAGGATGAGATTTCCTCCGCTGTCGCCGACGTAGCCCAGACTTTCACTGGCACCGGTGGTATCTTTGCCACTGAGCTGGTTGATCTGGCTTCTTTCTCTGTTGCTGCCAACACCGAGGTTGCTGATCTCGCCACCATTGTCGGCGGCGCTGCAGCGACTGATGCTGCCGCCACTGATGATGCTGCTACTGCTACCGAGGATGCTGCCGCCACTGCCACTGACGATGCTGCTACCGAGAccgctgctgctgatgatACCGCTGCTGCCACCGAGACTGCTGCTACCGAGACTGCGACCGCTACTGGCGGTGCTGGAAAGGGATGCCGTGTCAAGCCAACCGACACTGCTGCAGGCGCCACCAAGACTGCCGGTACAACCATCACCACTGCCATCAGACCCGGTGCTACTGATGCTGGCCGTGGTCGTGGCGGTAACCGTGACGACGATCGTGACGACGACCGTGATGATGATCGCGATGATGACAGCGATGACgagggtgatgatgatgaccgACGGGGCCGTGGTGGTAACAACCGCGCAGACCGTGCTCAAGAGGGTGCTCGTGCCAGACTTGGTGACGGTATCAGCCTCCCTCTTCTTCAGGATATCTAG